TTGCGCCCCCGCACCCAGCCCAGCGGGTAAGCGGCCGACTCGCGCGTGTAGCCCCGCCCCCAGGCCTCGGCCAGCAGGTCTTCGGCCGGGTGGGGCGCCTGCTTAAGCGCGTTATCCTGCCGGTCGGCTTCCCCCGTCTCGATGGCCCGGATCTCGCCGTGGATGGCGATCAGGGCCTCGCAGAAGCGGTCCAGCTCAGCTTTGGACTCGCTTTCGGTCGGCTCGATCATCAAGGTGCCCGCCACGGGGAAGGACACCGTCGGGGCGTGGAAGCCGTAGTCGATGAGCCGTTTGGCCACGTCTTCGACCTCAATGCCGGCCGAGCGCTTGAAGGGCCGCAGGTCCAGGATGCACTCGTGAGCCACCCGGCCCTGGCGGCCCCGGTAGAGCACGGGGTAA
The genomic region above belongs to Verrucomicrobiota bacterium and contains:
- a CDS encoding glycine dehydrogenase (aminomethyl-transferring); translation: GMGPIGVKAHLAPYLPGHPLAGGPGPDGRPGPVAAAPYSSASLLPISWMYIALMGPAGLTRATQLAIANANYLAARLAPFYPVLYRGRQGRVAHECILDLRPFKRSAGIEVEDVAKRLIDYGFHAPTVSFPVAGTLMIEPTESESKAELDRFCEALIAIHGEIRAIETGEADRQDNALKQAPHPAEDLLAEAWGRGYTRESAAYPLGWVRGRKYWPPVSRIDNVYGDRNLFCTCAPLEAFQPAE